In Fluviicola taffensis DSM 16823, the following are encoded in one genomic region:
- a CDS encoding SPOR domain-containing protein, whose translation MLTVEQLIGDLLLQNNCVIIPSFGGFVAQRMSAKIDPVKGVMIPPRKSVLFNKQLINNDGLLIAALSQANSISYTDASHEVQAHILEWEAKLQLGGRITIDRVGNLFYDQERNLCFEQDRFYNLLLESFGLSAVHFVSASDAQAKESHQTILNVVKAVEIEQKIVAPISEPSFVLNHEPIVPVLEVVREESILHPAIAAKKKSTAWRYVAAACLLPIAFYSFWLPVKTDVLESGVISLSDLNPFHRVKQGTYQAPENAYSFKERPSKNQLENLPKNVETFSYEMDEDTYVPVSLNKQQKEVATVQVASTPETPEVVVKETPKPTPAIVPVSNNSKGGVIIVGSYAAKKNAEDLIQLLETNGITAQIVEKDGKIRVTAGNASQFSQLEPKLKGLGITPWILK comes from the coding sequence ATGCTGACAGTTGAACAACTCATAGGAGATTTATTATTGCAGAATAATTGTGTGATTATTCCTTCGTTTGGAGGGTTCGTTGCACAGCGTATGTCTGCAAAGATAGATCCAGTGAAAGGAGTGATGATTCCTCCTAGAAAATCGGTGTTGTTTAACAAGCAATTGATTAACAACGATGGATTGTTGATTGCAGCATTGTCTCAAGCAAATTCGATTTCTTATACAGATGCTTCACACGAAGTTCAAGCCCACATTTTAGAATGGGAGGCAAAACTTCAACTAGGAGGAAGAATTACTATCGATCGTGTTGGGAATCTGTTTTATGACCAAGAACGTAATTTATGTTTTGAGCAAGATCGATTCTACAATTTACTATTAGAATCTTTTGGACTGAGTGCTGTTCATTTTGTTTCTGCATCTGATGCGCAAGCAAAAGAATCGCATCAAACAATTTTGAATGTTGTTAAAGCGGTTGAAATAGAACAAAAGATAGTTGCTCCTATTTCAGAACCTTCGTTCGTATTGAATCACGAACCAATTGTTCCAGTATTGGAAGTTGTTCGAGAAGAGTCAATTCTTCATCCTGCAATTGCAGCTAAAAAGAAATCAACTGCTTGGCGTTATGTTGCTGCAGCATGTTTGTTACCCATTGCATTTTATTCGTTCTGGCTTCCTGTTAAAACGGATGTTTTGGAATCTGGAGTCATTTCACTTTCTGATTTAAATCCTTTTCATAGAGTAAAGCAAGGAACATATCAAGCTCCAGAAAACGCGTATAGTTTCAAAGAGCGGCCGAGTAAGAACCAACTTGAAAATTTACCAAAGAACGTAGAAACCTTTTCGTATGAAATGGATGAAGATACTTACGTTCCTGTTTCATTGAATAAGCAGCAGAAAGAAGTTGCAACCGTTCAAGTTGCATCAACACCTGAAACTCCAGAAGTGGTAGTGAAAGAAACTCCGAAACCCACACCAGCAATTGTTCCAGTGTCGAACAATTCAAAAGGTGGTGTTATCATTGTGGGAAGTTATGCCGCTAAAAAAAATGCAGAAGATTTAATTCAGTTGTTAGAAACAAATGGAATAACTGCTCAAATCGTTGAGAAAGACGGAAAAATTCGGGTTACTGCTGGAAATGCTTCCCAGTTTTCTCAATTGGAACCAAAGTTAAAAGGCTTAGGGATTACTCCTTGGATTCTAAAATAA
- a CDS encoding T9SS type A sorting domain-containing protein — MKHLYLLVLIVWTNSYLSTAQISLPINNCSSPGACDGSATFNNSANFSTSTWVWYEDDTSTIIASGGQQISNLCAGHYFLEVDSTGYSQLVSFTIIDTCSSMNMTMSTASVTDCTPGNCDGEIYIYAYLGTSPYTYYLESVLAPSPIISNLCPGTYNFSCIDAMGCTATLAVTLSDTSLSVISPNFTVVDSSANCTGSASLAPTGGSGSYTYLWSTGETTSFVYMLCVGNYWVTIYDGTDSVTFNFEIHDACTFGVIVSQTPASAPGVCDGSATATVFGTGAPFTFNWNNGANTQSISNLCSGFYTVTCTNVYGCMTSEVVVVNATPPPFSVNLTTTGDLTGNCIGEAQVAPTGSSGPYSYLWSTGETTSTIGNLCVGNYHVTVWDNADTITTNFTITNPCANFTGSFTTTGTINGNCTGTITVAVSGGLPGYQYSLDNGVTFSPLATFNSLCPGTYDFIGMDANGCIIDQPITISDSIILINLLANLTSTDDLTNNCSGSASVSPGGGIAPYTIAWSNGSNGASVSNLCAGIYSVTIWDAGTDSTTVNFVITDSASTYSNNSYPNGTISDTLYTDLVMNCVIDYNTVDSAALYQAVYSSSSQSLYVTWAIYSPTDTVYINDTLAFTGNPGYYNLMIAIYCPNKSGNDFFKIESVIYFDGSTVWMSTLNVTENALNNISIYPNPFTHSISVDNKDGVIKSMKLVDLNGRVLSEMPSVNSGMVKLDQLDAISSGTYLLILSGENSSGTYKVIK; from the coding sequence ATGAAGCACCTTTACCTACTAGTACTTATTGTATGGACAAATTCATACCTAAGTACGGCACAAATTTCTCTTCCTATTAACAATTGTTCAAGTCCGGGAGCATGTGACGGATCTGCTACTTTTAACAATTCTGCAAACTTCAGTACCTCCACATGGGTTTGGTATGAAGATGATACAAGCACCATAATTGCATCTGGCGGCCAGCAAATTTCAAACTTATGCGCTGGACATTATTTCTTGGAGGTTGATTCCACTGGATATTCACAACTTGTTTCTTTTACAATAATCGATACTTGTTCGAGTATGAATATGACAATGTCCACCGCTTCAGTCACAGATTGTACTCCGGGAAATTGTGATGGTGAGATTTATATTTACGCATACTTAGGAACCTCTCCTTATACATATTATTTAGAGTCCGTTCTTGCGCCCTCTCCAATCATTTCTAATCTGTGTCCTGGAACTTATAATTTTTCTTGTATCGACGCAATGGGCTGTACTGCAACCTTAGCAGTTACTCTTTCAGATACTTCTCTCAGTGTCATCAGCCCGAATTTCACGGTTGTCGATTCCTCCGCCAATTGTACGGGTTCTGCTTCCTTAGCTCCAACAGGAGGGTCAGGTTCTTACACTTATCTTTGGAGCACAGGGGAAACTACCAGTTTTGTTTATATGCTTTGCGTGGGAAATTATTGGGTAACTATTTATGATGGTACAGACTCCGTTACTTTCAATTTCGAAATCCATGATGCCTGTACTTTTGGAGTTATTGTCTCTCAAACACCTGCATCAGCTCCCGGAGTTTGTGACGGTTCGGCCACAGCTACTGTCTTTGGAACCGGTGCTCCTTTTACATTCAACTGGAATAACGGAGCCAACACACAATCCATTTCTAACTTATGTTCCGGATTTTATACCGTTACTTGCACGAATGTATATGGCTGTATGACATCCGAAGTGGTTGTAGTTAATGCAACTCCGCCGCCGTTCTCAGTGAATCTCACAACTACAGGCGATCTTACTGGTAACTGCATAGGCGAAGCTCAGGTAGCTCCTACTGGTAGTTCAGGTCCATATTCTTACCTGTGGAGTACTGGTGAAACAACCTCTACAATTGGCAATCTTTGTGTTGGAAACTACCATGTAACCGTTTGGGATAACGCGGATACGATTACGACCAATTTTACCATTACGAATCCGTGTGCAAATTTTACCGGGAGTTTCACTACTACAGGAACAATCAACGGAAATTGCACCGGGACGATAACAGTTGCTGTTTCTGGAGGATTGCCAGGTTACCAATATTCATTAGATAATGGAGTTACATTTTCACCCCTTGCCACCTTTAACTCACTTTGTCCTGGAACATATGATTTCATTGGCATGGATGCAAATGGATGCATAATCGATCAACCAATTACGATTAGTGATTCCATCATTCTAATTAATCTTTTGGCGAATCTGACTTCAACAGACGATCTGACGAATAATTGCAGCGGTTCTGCTTCTGTTTCTCCTGGTGGAGGAATTGCTCCTTATACCATTGCATGGAGCAACGGATCTAATGGTGCTTCTGTTTCAAACCTGTGTGCGGGAATTTACTCGGTGACTATCTGGGATGCTGGAACAGATTCTACAACTGTAAATTTTGTCATTACAGATTCTGCTTCCACTTACAGCAACAATTCTTATCCGAACGGAACAATCAGTGATACTTTGTATACGGATTTGGTAATGAACTGTGTTATCGATTACAACACCGTCGATTCGGCAGCTTTGTACCAGGCGGTTTACAGTTCAAGCAGTCAAAGTTTGTATGTGACCTGGGCGATTTATTCCCCAACAGATACGGTTTATATCAATGACACACTTGCCTTCACTGGTAATCCGGGTTATTACAATTTGATGATTGCCATATATTGTCCAAACAAATCCGGAAATGATTTCTTTAAGATTGAAAGCGTGATCTATTTTGACGGATCAACAGTTTGGATGTCCACATTGAATGTCACTGAAAATGCCCTCAATAACATATCGATTTATCCGAATCCATTTACACATTCGATTTCGGTAGATAACAAAGACGGCGTCATCAAATCGATGAAACTGGTAGATTTGAACGGACGTGTTCTTTCAGAAATGCCTTCTGTGAATTCAGGAATGGTGAAACTGGATCAATTGGATGCCATTTCATCTGGAACCTATTTATTGATCCTTTCCGGAGAAAATTCTTCCGGGACTTATAAGGTAATTAAGTAA
- a CDS encoding oligosaccharide flippase family protein, with translation MNPLKKLLGQTAVYGLSSILGRTLNYLLVPFYVWIFEDNPDVYGVVSQLYAFVAFLMVLLTFGMETSYFRFIQDSENREQVFRNSFLTVILLNLLFFIGICFFDNGIADKMLFHENPEYIVMMCAIVVIDATSSLPLAKLRAEENAKKFALIQFSAIGVNILLNLVLLSCFFDKQDPSSGVIYILIANLLSSLVKPVMLYKDFTAISFKFDAVLFRKMSVYAIPIVIAGFAGIINETIDRIMLKQMLYDPANGFTAKMADAEIGIYSACYKLAMLVTILLQAYRYAAEPFFFNQMKNQDRNKLYVKLMNYFVAAVCLVFLLVSLNLDIFQYFITSKVFRAGLDVVPILLLANVFLGIYFNQSIWYKLTNQTKYGAYISIMGAILTIGINYLFIPKYGYKASAWATLIVYAFQMVVSYLWGQKHFPIKYNLRKFFLYLGMSILIYFVSIKIPYGDHSLIKFFMNNMLIVVFIYLVFSVEGIKLSTLRRK, from the coding sequence TTGAATCCACTTAAAAAACTATTAGGGCAAACTGCTGTTTATGGGTTGTCAAGTATTCTTGGGAGAACTCTAAACTACTTATTGGTACCATTCTACGTTTGGATTTTTGAAGACAATCCGGATGTATATGGTGTTGTTTCTCAGTTATATGCCTTCGTAGCTTTTTTGATGGTGTTGCTTACCTTTGGAATGGAAACATCTTATTTCCGTTTCATTCAGGATAGTGAAAATCGGGAACAGGTTTTCCGGAATAGTTTTTTGACGGTTATTCTTTTAAATCTGCTCTTTTTCATAGGAATCTGTTTTTTCGATAACGGAATAGCTGATAAGATGCTGTTTCATGAAAACCCGGAGTATATCGTAATGATGTGTGCAATTGTAGTAATTGACGCAACATCCAGCTTACCCCTAGCAAAACTCAGAGCGGAAGAAAACGCCAAAAAGTTTGCACTCATCCAATTTTCGGCGATTGGCGTAAATATCTTATTGAATCTTGTTTTGTTGAGCTGCTTCTTCGATAAGCAAGATCCAAGCTCAGGAGTGATTTATATTTTGATTGCAAATCTGCTCTCAAGCTTGGTCAAACCCGTGATGCTTTACAAAGACTTCACAGCAATAAGCTTCAAATTTGACGCTGTATTATTCAGGAAGATGAGTGTTTATGCCATTCCGATTGTAATTGCAGGATTTGCAGGAATAATCAATGAAACCATTGACCGAATCATGTTGAAGCAAATGCTTTACGATCCCGCCAATGGCTTTACTGCAAAAATGGCGGATGCAGAAATTGGTATTTATAGTGCTTGCTACAAACTAGCCATGCTAGTAACGATTTTATTACAAGCATACCGTTATGCAGCCGAACCCTTTTTCTTTAACCAAATGAAGAATCAGGACCGCAATAAATTGTATGTCAAATTGATGAATTATTTTGTGGCTGCTGTTTGCTTGGTCTTTTTACTCGTCTCACTGAATCTGGATATTTTCCAATACTTTATTACCAGCAAAGTTTTTAGGGCAGGGCTAGATGTTGTGCCAATTTTGTTGTTGGCAAATGTCTTTTTGGGAATTTACTTCAACCAAAGTATCTGGTATAAACTCACGAATCAAACCAAATATGGTGCGTACATTTCCATTATGGGTGCAATTCTGACGATAGGAATCAATTACCTGTTTATTCCCAAATATGGTTATAAAGCAAGTGCTTGGGCTACACTGATTGTTTATGCATTTCAAATGGTGGTTTCCTATTTGTGGGGTCAAAAACACTTTCCGATTAAATACAACCTGCGCAAATTTTTCCTCTACTTGGGAATGAGTATTCTCATCTATTTTGTGTCGATTAAGATTCCTTATGGAGATCATTCCCTGATTAAGTTTTTCATGAATAACATGTTGATCGTGGTATTCATATATCTTGTTTTTTCAGTGGAAGGAATCAAGCTTTCAACGCTTCGTAGAAAATAA
- a CDS encoding ArsR/SmtB family transcription factor — protein MGSTKKEQYTRIQLDYAGYTKALGHPARISIVEYLNHYPRGKCREFVRLTKLSRSTISQHLNELINAGVVFERYDDWSNDHYYFLNPRARDLFIEIAQIFCNCQPMT, from the coding sequence ATGGGATCAACAAAAAAGGAACAATATACAAGAATACAGCTTGATTACGCAGGTTATACTAAAGCATTAGGACATCCAGCTCGAATTTCAATCGTTGAATATCTAAATCATTATCCACGAGGAAAATGTAGGGAATTTGTTCGATTGACGAAACTTTCACGTTCTACAATTAGTCAGCATCTGAATGAACTTATTAATGCTGGAGTAGTCTTTGAAAGGTATGATGATTGGTCGAATGATCACTATTATTTTCTAAATCCAAGAGCTCGAGATCTGTTTATCGAAATAGCCCAGATTTTTTGTAATTGTCAGCCGATGACGTAA
- a CDS encoding T9SS type A sorting domain-containing protein: MKHLYSLVLVIFALASSNLITAQIIPNVTYTNDNTMTCSGTASAAPTGGAGGYTYTWSNGSTNSSISGLCAGSYFVIIQDANQDSVSFNFTITNPCSNLTVNLSTTNCTPGNCDGTIQLTVTGGSAPYSYNWSNGAGATVQNQTFICAGTYSVICTDVNGCTTSATATIADSSMLSINANMILVDDTNGFCYGSASAFPTGGSGTYSYLWSTGETTYNISNLCGGNYSVTIWDGTDSVTVNFTIQSSQNPCANFTGTTSAVFASNPVSCDGSASVIPVNGTAPYNYLWSNGLTTQSIANLCTGTYTVALEDSNGCGVTLTVFIYDSIGTISNLSANFNSTDDYSGNCDGFASITPTGGIAPYSVLWSNGQGGGSISNLCAGIYSVTIWDSGSDSTTVDFIIADSSTTYGNNPFPNVTINDTLYTDLVTNCIIDYSVIDSASLYQAVYDSINQNLYVTWAVYSPTDTVYISDTLGLAGLPPGYHGLTISVYCPNKSGNDFFKIESVIYFDGSTVWMSTLNVTENALNNISIYPNPFTHSISVDNKDGVIKSMKLVDLNGRVLSEVPSVNSGMVKLDQLDAISSGTYLLILSGENSSGTYKVIK; this comes from the coding sequence ATGAAACACCTTTACTCGCTTGTATTAGTGATTTTTGCATTAGCAAGTTCTAACCTAATTACAGCACAAATTATTCCGAATGTTACGTATACCAATGATAATACCATGACTTGTTCTGGAACAGCTTCAGCAGCTCCAACTGGTGGCGCAGGTGGATATACTTATACCTGGAGTAATGGTTCCACAAACAGTTCCATTAGTGGATTATGTGCTGGATCTTATTTTGTCATTATTCAAGATGCAAATCAAGATAGTGTCAGCTTCAACTTTACAATTACGAATCCGTGTTCAAATCTAACTGTTAATCTATCCACAACAAATTGCACTCCCGGAAATTGCGACGGAACTATTCAATTGACCGTAACAGGCGGAAGTGCTCCATATAGCTATAACTGGTCAAACGGCGCTGGTGCAACAGTACAGAACCAAACGTTTATTTGTGCCGGAACTTACAGCGTCATTTGTACAGATGTTAATGGCTGTACGACTAGTGCAACAGCAACAATAGCTGATTCTTCCATGCTATCTATCAATGCAAATATGATTTTGGTGGATGACACTAATGGATTCTGTTATGGTTCTGCCTCTGCTTTCCCAACTGGCGGTTCTGGGACTTATTCCTATCTTTGGAGTACTGGAGAAACTACCTATAATATTTCTAATCTTTGCGGGGGGAACTATTCCGTAACAATTTGGGATGGAACTGATTCAGTTACTGTTAACTTTACCATTCAAAGTTCACAGAATCCGTGTGCCAATTTCACAGGAACTACTTCAGCTGTTTTTGCTTCAAACCCTGTTAGCTGTGACGGATCAGCTTCTGTTATACCCGTCAACGGAACTGCTCCCTACAATTATCTTTGGTCAAATGGCTTAACCACTCAATCCATAGCTAACCTTTGTACAGGAACTTACACGGTAGCACTTGAGGATTCAAATGGCTGCGGAGTTACTCTAACTGTCTTCATTTATGATTCAATCGGAACGATCAGTAATCTTTCTGCAAATTTCAACTCAACCGATGATTATTCGGGCAATTGCGATGGTTTTGCTTCTATTACACCAACGGGAGGAATAGCTCCTTATAGTGTATTATGGAGTAATGGCCAGGGCGGAGGTTCCATCTCCAACCTTTGTGCAGGAATTTACTCAGTAACTATTTGGGATTCCGGATCAGATTCCACAACGGTAGATTTCATCATTGCGGATTCTTCTACAACTTATGGTAACAATCCGTTTCCAAACGTGACAATCAACGATACGTTGTATACAGACCTAGTTACCAACTGCATCATCGATTACAGTGTCATTGATTCGGCTTCACTCTACCAGGCAGTTTATGATTCGATCAACCAAAATTTATATGTTACCTGGGCGGTTTATTCTCCAACAGATACCGTTTATATCAGCGATACACTTGGTTTGGCAGGTTTACCTCCAGGATATCACGGTCTTACAATATCTGTTTATTGTCCAAACAAATCCGGAAATGATTTCTTTAAGATTGAAAGCGTGATCTATTTTGACGGATCAACAGTTTGGATGTCCACATTGAATGTCACTGAAAATGCCCTCAATAACATATCGATTTATCCGAATCCATTTACACATTCGATTTCGGTAGATAACAAAGACGGCGTCATCAAATCGATGAAACTGGTAGATTTGAACGGACGTGTTCTTTCAGAAGTGCCTTCTGTGAATTCAGGAATGGTGAAACTGGATCAATTGGATGCCATTTCATCTGGAACCTATTTATTGATCCTTTCCGGAGAAAATTCTTCCGGGACTTATAAGGTAATTAAATAA
- a CDS encoding DoxX family protein: MKKNAIIYWTTTSLFSVMMLFSASMYFTSPEVQANFTKMGFHDAFRIELGIAKIIGSLVLIIPLFKGSIKEWVYAGFGITLISASIMHATSDDPASMVVAPIIFLGVLATSYIFWKKRLQVAI, from the coding sequence ATGAAAAAAAACGCAATTATCTATTGGACAACAACTAGTTTATTCTCAGTCATGATGCTTTTTTCTGCATCTATGTATTTCACATCACCAGAAGTCCAAGCAAATTTCACAAAAATGGGATTCCACGATGCTTTTCGCATTGAATTAGGAATAGCAAAAATCATTGGGTCGCTCGTATTAATCATTCCATTATTCAAAGGCTCAATCAAAGAATGGGTTTATGCTGGTTTTGGTATCACACTGATTTCAGCAAGTATTATGCATGCAACAAGTGACGATCCGGCTTCAATGGTTGTAGCGCCAATTATTTTTCTGGGAGTTTTAGCAACTTCGTATATTTTTTGGAAAAAGCGTTTGCAAGTAGCGATTTAA
- a CDS encoding helix-turn-helix domain-containing protein, translating into MKKLIVKSGGYRCIFVFIMATKEKMVHEPAACAGRMLAIRDTVELLSGKWKIQIIGTLVFETSMKFMELKRNIPGIGAKMLSKELQELEINQLITRTVCDTKPITVEYKITPYGLTLEPIIAELAVWGSNHRKHLFSTSN; encoded by the coding sequence TTGAAGAAACTCATTGTTAAATCAGGCGGTTATCGCTGTATTTTTGTATTTATTATGGCAACAAAAGAGAAAATGGTGCATGAACCGGCCGCTTGTGCAGGAAGAATGTTGGCAATTAGAGACACTGTAGAATTGCTTTCTGGGAAATGGAAAATTCAGATCATCGGAACTTTGGTATTCGAGACCTCGATGAAATTTATGGAATTGAAGCGAAACATTCCAGGAATTGGAGCAAAAATGCTGTCTAAGGAATTGCAGGAATTGGAAATCAATCAATTGATTACACGAACTGTTTGTGACACCAAACCAATTACGGTAGAGTACAAAATTACGCCTTATGGTCTGACACTTGAGCCCATTATTGCTGAATTAGCAGTTTGGGGATCAAATCATAGAAAACATTTGTTTAGCACTAGTAATTAA
- a CDS encoding T9SS type A sorting domain-containing protein, whose translation MKHLYLLVLTLIVLTSSHLSTAQNVTTANATSQSTCDGTANFSDYSSFSSNWTWTWAWNDSTVISSGDTMITGLCSSGYMLILDSMGVQIYENFTITNPCSPFTYTASVTNCTPSNCDGAISFTPINGTAPYTYQWSNGVTTQSLSNLCPALYGVKCTDAAGCILFYNPAVVDSTQLTPIVPHLTSVNDLTNNNCNGSASLLPTGGTAPYTYQWDIGVTTSFANNLCAGTHSVTIWDALYNDTTINFVILDCAGFVWGVSLINCTPYPQGSCDGGINFTPIGGTAPYTYLWSNGDTTQNLTNACPGHYSVWCTDAIGCANELSSGVGQDTLYALSANLNTADDYISNCSGSASVSPSGGNTPYAILWSNGQISNSISNLCAGIYSVTVWDNLNDSTTVDFIIADSSSIYGNNPYPNGLINDTLYSNLVTNCIIDYNTIDSASLYQAVYDSINQNLYVTWAVYTPTDTTYILDTLGLAGSPGYYALTISVFCPNKSGNDFFKINGVLYFSGTSISTPLQLKENPLESISIYPNPFSNSISVDNKDGVILSMKLIDLNGRVLSEMPNLNSGLIELNQLESVSHGTYLLILSGERISKTYKVIK comes from the coding sequence ATGAAACACCTTTATTTGCTTGTTTTAACACTTATCGTTCTGACGAGTTCTCACCTAAGTACAGCACAAAACGTTACTACAGCAAACGCAACCAGTCAGTCAACCTGTGATGGAACAGCCAATTTTTCAGATTATTCTAGTTTCAGCTCGAACTGGACATGGACATGGGCATGGAACGATTCAACTGTTATCTCTTCAGGAGACACCATGATCACCGGCTTGTGTAGTTCCGGTTACATGCTGATATTGGATTCAATGGGAGTACAGATTTACGAAAACTTCACCATAACTAATCCTTGTTCACCTTTTACATATACCGCTTCCGTTACAAATTGTACTCCCTCAAATTGTGATGGTGCAATTTCTTTCACGCCAATTAATGGTACTGCTCCATACACTTATCAATGGTCAAACGGGGTCACCACCCAATCTCTATCTAATCTTTGTCCTGCTCTTTACGGTGTTAAATGCACGGATGCAGCCGGCTGTATCCTTTTTTACAACCCAGCAGTAGTAGATTCCACACAATTAACACCTATTGTTCCTCATTTAACCTCAGTAAATGATCTTACCAACAACAATTGCAACGGATCGGCTTCTCTATTACCAACTGGAGGAACAGCACCATATACTTATCAATGGGATATCGGTGTAACTACAAGTTTCGCAAATAATCTTTGTGCAGGAACCCATTCTGTCACTATCTGGGATGCTCTTTATAATGACACTACCATCAATTTTGTTATCCTAGACTGTGCTGGCTTTGTTTGGGGAGTTTCTCTAATAAACTGCACACCATATCCACAAGGTTCGTGTGATGGGGGAATTAATTTTACACCAATTGGTGGGACAGCACCTTACACCTATTTGTGGTCAAACGGTGATACAACCCAGAATTTAACGAATGCATGTCCTGGGCACTATTCAGTTTGGTGTACAGATGCTATCGGCTGTGCCAATGAACTTTCAAGTGGTGTTGGTCAGGATACGCTATATGCTTTATCAGCAAATCTGAATACTGCTGATGACTACATTTCAAATTGCTCAGGTTCTGCTTCCGTTTCACCAAGCGGAGGAAATACACCTTATGCTATACTATGGAGTAATGGTCAAATCAGTAATTCAATCTCAAATCTTTGTGCTGGAATTTACTCTGTAACAGTTTGGGATAATTTAAATGACTCAACAACTGTAGATTTTATCATTGCAGATTCTTCTTCCATTTATGGAAACAATCCCTATCCGAACGGTCTTATCAATGACACTTTGTATTCAAATCTAGTCACAAACTGTATCATCGATTACAACACAATTGACTCAGCTTCATTGTATCAAGCTGTTTATGATTCAATCAACCAGAACTTGTATGTTACTTGGGCCGTTTACACCCCAACGGATACAACATATATTCTTGACACACTTGGTTTGGCTGGAAGTCCAGGATATTATGCACTAACAATCTCTGTTTTCTGCCCGAACAAATCTGGAAATGATTTCTTCAAAATAAATGGTGTTCTTTACTTTAGTGGAACAAGCATTTCAACTCCGCTCCAACTCAAAGAAAATCCATTAGAATCCATTTCTATTTATCCAAATCCATTCAGTAATTCCATTTCTGTGGATAATAAAGATGGTGTGATTCTGTCAATGAAGTTGATTGATTTAAACGGAAGAGTGCTTTCGGAAATGCCTAATTTGAATTCAGGATTGATTGAATTGAACCAATTGGAATCTGTTTCTCATGGAACGTATTTGTTAATCCTTTCGGGAGAACGTATTTCTAAGACTTATAAAGTAATTAAGTAA
- a CDS encoding enoyl-CoA hydratase/isomerase family protein: MTYENILVSQNGHTQTITINRPNQLNALNKQTITELNDALNAANQDAETGVVILTGSGEKAFVAGADIKEFADFSVEKGRELAAQGQQLLFSFIENMTTPVIAAVNGFALGGGLELAMASHIRIASANAKMGLPEVSLGVIPGYGGTQRLAQLVGRGKANELIFTAGMISAEEAKNWGLVNHVCEPEEIMDLANELAAKILKNSGTAIASAIRAVNALYSEGGQKGFDTEVEEFGKCFGTADFKEGTGAFIEKRKPNFRA; the protein is encoded by the coding sequence ATGACATACGAAAATATCTTGGTGTCCCAAAACGGACATACCCAAACAATTACAATCAATCGCCCGAATCAATTAAACGCATTGAATAAGCAAACGATTACCGAGCTGAATGATGCATTAAATGCAGCAAATCAAGATGCTGAAACAGGTGTGGTAATCCTTACTGGTTCTGGTGAAAAAGCGTTTGTTGCTGGTGCTGACATCAAAGAGTTTGCAGATTTTTCAGTAGAAAAAGGTCGCGAGTTGGCTGCTCAAGGACAGCAGTTGTTGTTTTCCTTTATTGAGAACATGACCACTCCAGTTATCGCTGCAGTAAACGGATTTGCATTGGGTGGGGGATTGGAATTAGCAATGGCATCACACATCCGCATCGCTTCTGCAAATGCAAAAATGGGTCTTCCAGAAGTTTCCTTAGGAGTAATTCCTGGTTATGGTGGAACGCAGCGTTTGGCTCAATTGGTTGGACGTGGAAAAGCGAATGAACTAATTTTTACAGCTGGAATGATTTCTGCAGAAGAAGCAAAAAATTGGGGATTGGTAAACCATGTTTGTGAGCCAGAAGAAATAATGGATTTGGCAAACGAATTGGCAGCTAAGATTTTGAAAAACTCAGGTACAGCTATTGCTTCTGCGATTCGTGCTGTAAATGCTTTGTATTCGGAAGGTGGACAAAAAGGATTTGATACGGAAGTAGAGGAATTTGGCAAATGTTTCGGAACTGCTGATTTCAAAGAAGGTACGGGAGCATTTATCGAAAAAAGAAAACCTAACTTCAGAGCATAA